GCGTCGCGATCGCCGCCCCCAACGTCGCCGCCGCAGACGCTGCGGAGGCGATCGTGCGCGCGGGCGGGAACGCGATCGACGCCGCGATCACCGCGGCCTTCGTCGCCATGGTCAACGAGGTCGGGCTGGTCTCGCCCAGCGCCGGCGGGTTCCTGACGATCCAGCCTCCCGACGGCTCGGCCCCGGTCACGATCGACGGCTGGATGGACATGCCGGGGCGGACCGCCGCCGGCCACCTCGGCCAGGGCACCTGGGACGTCGAGAGTGTCTACGGCGGCGGTGTCGTCCTCACGATCGGTGCCGGATCCGTCGCGACGCACGGTGCGATCGCGGCGTTCGGCGAGGCGCACCGCCGGTGGGGCCGGCTGCCCTGGGCTGAGTTGCTGGCGCCCGCCATCGACATCGCTCGCAGCGGCTTCCGGCTGAGCGCCGCGTCGCGGTACTACCTCGAGTACGTCCACGAGTCGATCTTCGGCTGGGACGCCGCCAGCCGCGCCGCACTCCACGACGAGCACGGCGCCCTCATCGACACCGACCTCGTCGTCCCCGACCTGGCCGACTCGCTCAGCATGATCGCCCGTCTCGGAGCGGGGGAGCTCTACACCGGCGACCTCGGTCGCGCGATCGCCCAGGACGTGCTCGATCGCGGTGGCATCCTCGGACCCGAGGACCTGGCCGAGTACACGCCGGTCGTGCGGCCGTCGCTCACCGCGCGCATGGAGGGCTGGACGCTCGCCACGAACCCACCGCCCGCCGTCGGCGGTGTCTGTGTCGCCGCGATGCTGCGCCTCATGGCCGGCCACGGCCTGGAGGATCGCGACCACCTGCTGCGCGTCCAGCGGCGGGTGCTGGGCGAGCGGCTGCGGGTCTTCGACCACACGGACGACCTGGAGCGCGACGCCGCCGCGTTCCTGGACCTGGTCGACCGCGACGGTCTCGGGGCCCTCGAGTCCGGGTCCACCGCACACGTCTCGACGACCGACGGCTCCGGCACCGCGTGCGCCGTCACGATCTCGTCGGGCTACGGCTCGGGCATGATCGCGCGCGGCACCGGGATCTGGCTCAACAACTGCCTCGGTGAGCAGGAGCTGAACCCGCGCGGCCTCCACGGCCTCCCGCCGGGCTCGCGCCTGCTGTCGAACATGGCTCCGACGGTCGGCCGCCACGTCGACGGAGGCGTCCTGGCCATCGGGTCACCGGGCGCCGACCGCATCACGACGGCGATCGTCCAGGCCCTCACAGGGCTGGTCGAGGACGGGCTCACGCTGCAGGAGGCGATCGATCACCCCCGGGTTCACCTGCACCGCCCCGGGACCGCGCAGGAGGAGATCAAGGTCGAGGACCCCGACGACCTGACGATGTACTTCGGCGGTGTCTCCGGGACCATGCTCACGGCCGAGGGCACCCTCGTCGCAGCCGCCGATCCCCGCCGCAGCGGCGCCGTGCGCATCGTGTCGTGAGCCGGTCGCCCGCACTACGCTGGATCGGGTGACCGCATCGCTCGTGGACGAGCCCGTCGTCATCGCGCACCGCGGGGTGCCGGGTTCGCGACTCGAGCACACCCGCCCCTCCTACCTGCTGGGGATCGAGCAGGGTGCCGACTACATCGAGCCCGACGTCGTGGCCACTCAGGACGGCGTCCTCGTGGTGCGTCACGAGAACGAGATCGGCGGGACCACCGACGTCGCCGAGCGACCGGAGTTCGCCCACCTGCGCACGACGAAGTTCATCGACGGCGTGCCGCTCACGGGCTGGTTCACCGAGGACTTCACCCTCGAGGAGATCAAGACCCTGCGCACGCGGGAGCGGCTGCCCCAGCTGCGCCCGCAGAACCTGCCCCTGAACGGCCGTGAGCAGATCCTGACGCTCGACGAGGTCATCGACATCGCCGAGACCGAGAACGCGCGCCGCGGCCCGGACGCCGAGCCGGTCGGGGTCTACGTCGAGACCAAGCACCCGACGTACTTCAGCCGGTTGGGCCTGGACCTGAACGACCGGTTGATGGAGGTGCTGGAGCGCCGTGGACTGAACCGGCCGGACGCCAAGGTCGTCATCCAGTCGATGGAGACGGCGAACCTCAAGGCCCTCGCCGACCGCACGCCGCTCCCGCTGGTGCAGCTCATGGAGCGCAAGGGCGGCCCGTACGACCTCGTCGCGGCCTTCGACCCGCGTGACTACGCGGCGCTGACCGCCCCGCAGGAGCTGGCGAAGATCGCCGAGTACGCCCAGGGCATCGGGCCGAACAAGAGCCTGGTCATCGCGCGCGACCGGCACCAGAACCTGCTCGGCGAGACCGACCTCGTCCGCGACGCGCACGCGGCGGGCCTGTTCGTGCACATCTGGACGATGCGCAACGAGAACAACTTCCTGCCCGTCCAGTGGCGCACGAGCGAGAACGTGGCCGACCCCGGCGACGCGACGGCCGAGCTGCTGGCCTTCTACGCCGCCGGGGTCGACGGGGTGTTCTCGGACTTCACACGGACGGCGGTGGCGGCGCGGTCGGCCCATCTGTCGGCGCGGGCGGCGGCGGGTACGGCTGGTTCGTGACGTCCGAGGGCATCAGCAGCCATGCCGCGAGGTAGACCAGCAACGTCGTGCCGACGCCGACCACGACCAACACCACGGTGATGAGCCGGATCAGGTTCGCGTCCACTCCGGTGTACTGCGCCAGCCCGCCACAGACGCCGCCGACCCACTTGTCGGTCGAGCTCCGGGTGAGCCGCTTGGGCGCGGGGGTGGGTGGGGTCATGGCTTCCTCCTGAGGGTCAGTGCGATGCCGGCGACGCCGGCGATGATGAGAGCCACGGGACCGGCGATCGCCAGGTCGTCGACGCTCACCACGTCGTAGGTCAGCGCGGCCCAGCCGGCCACGACGAGGGCGAACAGGACGCCGAAGACGAGCGCGTCCCAGCGCAGCGGATGGGTGTTCATCGTCGCACCACCGTGATCTCGCCCGCCGTTCCACGAATCTCGATGACCAGGGCCCCGAGGGCGTCGGAGGGCCGGTCGAGACGGGGGTTGCGACCTTGGCGGACCTCGTCGAAGACGTCGATCTCGCCGCCTGCGGTCAACGATGCCT
Above is a window of Aeromicrobium senzhongii DNA encoding:
- a CDS encoding gamma-glutamyltransferase; the encoded protein is MTSVAIAAPNVAAADAAEAIVRAGGNAIDAAITAAFVAMVNEVGLVSPSAGGFLTIQPPDGSAPVTIDGWMDMPGRTAAGHLGQGTWDVESVYGGGVVLTIGAGSVATHGAIAAFGEAHRRWGRLPWAELLAPAIDIARSGFRLSAASRYYLEYVHESIFGWDAASRAALHDEHGALIDTDLVVPDLADSLSMIARLGAGELYTGDLGRAIAQDVLDRGGILGPEDLAEYTPVVRPSLTARMEGWTLATNPPPAVGGVCVAAMLRLMAGHGLEDRDHLLRVQRRVLGERLRVFDHTDDLERDAAAFLDLVDRDGLGALESGSTAHVSTTDGSGTACAVTISSGYGSGMIARGTGIWLNNCLGEQELNPRGLHGLPPGSRLLSNMAPTVGRHVDGGVLAIGSPGADRITTAIVQALTGLVEDGLTLQEAIDHPRVHLHRPGTAQEEIKVEDPDDLTMYFGGVSGTMLTAEGTLVAAADPRRSGAVRIVS
- a CDS encoding glycerophosphodiester phosphodiesterase, with product MTASLVDEPVVIAHRGVPGSRLEHTRPSYLLGIEQGADYIEPDVVATQDGVLVVRHENEIGGTTDVAERPEFAHLRTTKFIDGVPLTGWFTEDFTLEEIKTLRTRERLPQLRPQNLPLNGREQILTLDEVIDIAETENARRGPDAEPVGVYVETKHPTYFSRLGLDLNDRLMEVLERRGLNRPDAKVVIQSMETANLKALADRTPLPLVQLMERKGGPYDLVAAFDPRDYAALTAPQELAKIAEYAQGIGPNKSLVIARDRHQNLLGETDLVRDAHAAGLFVHIWTMRNENNFLPVQWRTSENVADPGDATAELLAFYAAGVDGVFSDFTRTAVAARSAHLSARAAAGTAGS
- a CDS encoding PspC domain-containing protein; amino-acid sequence: MTPPTPAPKRLTRSSTDKWVGGVCGGLAQYTGVDANLIRLITVVLVVVGVGTTLLVYLAAWLLMPSDVTNQPYPPPPAPTDGPTAPPPPSV